A window of the Lactobacillus amylovorus DSM 20531 genome harbors these coding sequences:
- the htpX gene encoding zinc metalloprotease HtpX: MLYQQIARNKRKTVVVMAAFVIILTLVGAGFGYLFSNTPWTGIFIALIGSLIYLFLVMRDPANMVMSLNHAKEIHEQDNPQLWHIVEDMAMVGRVPMPRVFIINDPSPNAFATGRDPDHSAVAVTQGLLDMMDREELEGVLGHEISHIRNYDIRLSTIAVVLVGVISFLSGLASRFIWFGGGSDDDDDNNNAFEMIFKVVAIVFVLILGPLSASLAQMALSRNREFLADASSVELTRNPQGLISALEKIEGSQPMKQADRSSSGMYIENPFKHSGSLFDTHPPTAERIKRLQQM; this comes from the coding sequence ATGCTATACCAACAAATTGCACGTAATAAACGCAAAACTGTAGTGGTTATGGCTGCCTTCGTTATCATCTTAACTTTAGTCGGAGCAGGTTTTGGCTATTTATTCAGCAATACGCCATGGACGGGAATTTTTATTGCTTTAATCGGTAGTTTGATCTATCTCTTTTTAGTAATGCGCGATCCTGCCAACATGGTGATGAGTTTAAACCATGCTAAAGAAATTCACGAACAAGACAATCCGCAGCTTTGGCATATCGTAGAAGATATGGCAATGGTGGGTCGCGTGCCTATGCCCCGCGTTTTTATCATTAATGATCCTAGTCCTAATGCCTTTGCGACGGGCCGAGATCCCGATCACAGCGCTGTAGCGGTTACGCAAGGTTTATTAGACATGATGGATCGTGAAGAGCTGGAAGGCGTATTAGGACACGAGATTTCCCACATTAGAAATTACGACATCCGTTTATCAACGATTGCTGTTGTCCTGGTTGGGGTAATTTCATTTCTTTCAGGTCTTGCTAGTCGCTTCATTTGGTTTGGCGGCGGCAGTGATGACGACGATGACAATAACAATGCTTTTGAAATGATCTTTAAAGTTGTTGCGATTGTCTTTGTTTTGATCTTAGGTCCATTATCTGCATCCCTAGCCCAAATGGCACTTTCCAGAAACCGTGAATTTTTAGCAGATGCTAGTTCCGTCGAATTAACCAGAAATCCGCAAGGACTCATTTCTGCTTTAGAAAAAATTGAAGGCAGTCAGCCAATGAAACAAGCCGATCGCTCAAGTAGCGGCATGTATATCGAAAACCCATTTAAACATAGTGGCAGTCTTTTTGATACGCACCCACCTACAGCTGAGCGAATTAAACGTCTACAACAAATGTAA
- a CDS encoding helix-turn-helix domain-containing protein: MAAVALDQYLASILKSNSTDRNEIKLEAGNPDFDLFTIYLENHNTGIHRYQMDVSTILYVAKGTVTIKSGEKIITMKSGNVLLLTEGWKYEVKSQKEDSVLVKLKFKPGFVYREYFKYFSYKGKRENKVIEQIIDSLGNEHVLWLKNNQITRASQVMQHIIGGYLNNDLFAKALIQAELTVMLIISIRTQRMATPTNLDKTKFEKKSLDNYIDAHFADVSLADAAKYFGFNPNYFSNMVKAKTGKSFVDHVDERRMQEARELLAQPDISLKEIIGRVGYSSKSFFYKKFNQYYHMTPAAMREELFRQANINLK, encoded by the coding sequence ATGGCAGCTGTTGCTTTGGACCAATATCTGGCTAGCATATTAAAGTCGAATTCAACAGACAGGAATGAAATAAAGCTAGAAGCAGGAAATCCAGATTTTGATCTGTTTACTATCTACCTTGAAAATCATAATACTGGAATCCACCGTTATCAGATGGATGTATCAACAATACTCTATGTTGCTAAAGGTACTGTGACAATTAAGAGTGGTGAAAAGATCATTACCATGAAGTCTGGTAACGTGCTTCTGTTAACAGAGGGATGGAAGTATGAGGTCAAGAGTCAAAAAGAAGACTCAGTCCTTGTTAAGTTAAAGTTTAAGCCAGGTTTTGTCTATCGTGAATACTTCAAGTACTTTAGTTACAAAGGAAAGCGTGAAAACAAGGTTATTGAACAAATTATTGATAGCCTTGGCAATGAACACGTATTGTGGCTAAAGAACAATCAAATAACTCGTGCATCCCAAGTAATGCAACACATTATCGGCGGTTATTTGAACAATGATTTATTCGCTAAGGCCTTAATTCAGGCCGAATTGACCGTAATGCTAATCATTTCGATTAGAACCCAGCGAATGGCTACTCCAACTAATTTAGACAAGACTAAATTCGAAAAGAAGTCATTAGATAATTATATTGATGCACATTTTGCAGATGTATCGCTAGCTGATGCTGCTAAGTATTTTGGCTTCAATCCAAATTATTTCTCAAACATGGTTAAGGCAAAAACAGGCAAGAGTTTTGTCGATCATGTTGATGAAAGAAGAATGCAAGAGGCACGCGAACTCCTTGCTCAACCTGATATTTCACTTAAGGAAATTATTGGACGAGTTGGATATTCAAGCAAGTCATTCTTCTACAAGAAATTTAATCAATATTATCACATGACACCTGCTGCCATGCGAGAAGAATTGTTTAGACAAGCAAATATCAATTTGAAGTAG
- a CDS encoding ATP-binding cassette domain-containing protein: MIVTLNNITFSYEKEPIIQNLSLKIPAGFSLLMGPTGCGKSTLLKIIAGLYPKYAGKLTGTVELNGQKTAMMFQNAAEQFTMATPREEIVFALENLQVEQKDYEKRLAKAVEFTQISDLLDQKINTMSGGQQQRVALAVLLAMNVDVLLLDEPFASCDPDARSFLISKLALLAKNGKTIILSDHVLDDYEQVCDHLFEFKAKTVQELSADEKEKIFIQNKQMHAHEYSFSLPTGQPIFTLKSVQITQNKLLLKQADLNLYSKSTLITGPNGVGKTSLFKAMTKMIPYSGSFTYHDHEIAKLHQRKYLAQVAQVFQKATDQFLTVTVKDELKLSKKDRNSFFTDQKIEEWLDKLGLANHLDQVVYTLSGGQQKKLQILLLLMTKHDVLLIDEPLSGLDHKSVKLVLNLMRESQERLQQTFLIISHQIDELADFCSYRLVFDQQQLKYVEK; this comes from the coding sequence ATGATAGTAACACTAAATAATATTACTTTTTCCTATGAAAAAGAACCTATAATCCAAAATTTATCATTAAAAATTCCAGCAGGCTTCTCACTGCTGATGGGACCTACGGGCTGCGGCAAATCCACGCTGCTTAAAATTATTGCGGGCCTCTACCCTAAATATGCGGGCAAATTGACTGGCACCGTGGAATTAAATGGGCAAAAAACAGCCATGATGTTTCAGAATGCGGCTGAGCAGTTTACGATGGCGACCCCACGTGAAGAGATCGTTTTTGCCTTGGAAAATTTGCAAGTTGAGCAAAAGGACTACGAAAAAAGATTAGCTAAAGCAGTAGAATTTACACAAATTTCGGACCTACTTGATCAGAAGATCAATACCATGTCGGGTGGCCAGCAACAACGTGTAGCTTTAGCTGTTTTACTCGCTATGAACGTGGACGTGCTTTTGCTTGATGAGCCTTTTGCCAGCTGCGATCCAGATGCACGGAGCTTTTTGATCAGCAAATTGGCTTTACTGGCTAAAAATGGCAAGACTATCATCTTGAGTGACCACGTTTTAGATGATTATGAGCAGGTCTGTGATCACTTATTTGAGTTTAAAGCTAAAACTGTGCAGGAATTGTCAGCTGATGAGAAGGAAAAAATATTTATACAAAATAAGCAAATGCATGCACACGAATATTCATTTTCTTTGCCAACCGGTCAGCCAATTTTCACCTTAAAAAGCGTGCAGATTACGCAAAATAAATTGTTGCTTAAGCAAGCTGATCTAAATCTTTATTCAAAGAGCACTTTGATCACTGGACCTAACGGCGTGGGCAAAACATCCCTGTTTAAGGCGATGACGAAGATGATTCCTTATAGTGGGAGTTTTACTTACCATGATCATGAAATAGCTAAATTGCATCAACGTAAGTATTTAGCTCAAGTTGCGCAAGTCTTTCAAAAGGCAACGGATCAGTTTTTGACCGTGACTGTAAAAGATGAACTCAAGCTCAGTAAGAAAGATCGCAATAGCTTTTTTACGGACCAAAAAATAGAGGAATGGTTGGATAAATTGGGACTAGCTAATCACTTGGATCAGGTCGTTTATACCTTGTCAGGCGGTCAACAAAAAAAGTTGCAAATTTTACTACTACTCATGACCAAACATGATGTACTTTTAATCGATGAACCACTCAGTGGTCTAGATCATAAGTCTGTAAAGCTGGTGTTGAACCTAATGCGAGAAAGCCAAGAGAGGCTCCAGCAGACGTTTTTAATCATCAGCCATCAGATAGACGAGTTAGCTGATTTCTGCTCTTATCGCCTTGTTTTTGACCAGCAGCAGCTTAAATACGTGGAGAAGTAA
- a CDS encoding energy-coupling factor transporter transmembrane component T family protein encodes MNPSLKFILAFIVSLEISLKASLTTNILVIAFALVYLLVTKTKLKELLLLIILPFIAAFTIFATLYWFSPTPDPYYAWNLSTRVYVYTLTIACVTRKVTATDFARSLERNLHLPSKFAYGVLAAINIIPKMRMAVNQIRISAMMRGMYLSFWSPALYFKAILVALNSADNLAQGMESHGYVENQKRSTIVAIPLTKKDWLIFFTLLILVNISLFCFK; translated from the coding sequence ATGAATCCCAGTTTAAAATTTATCTTAGCTTTTATTGTTTCGCTGGAAATATCGTTAAAAGCTAGTTTAACTACCAACATTTTAGTAATCGCGTTTGCGTTAGTTTATTTACTGGTCACTAAGACTAAACTCAAAGAATTGCTTTTACTGATCATTTTGCCCTTCATCGCGGCCTTTACGATCTTTGCGACGCTTTATTGGTTCTCGCCTACGCCAGACCCCTATTATGCCTGGAATTTATCAACGCGTGTCTACGTTTATACGTTGACGATTGCCTGCGTGACTCGTAAAGTCACTGCGACGGATTTTGCTCGTTCGCTGGAACGAAATTTGCACCTGCCGAGCAAGTTTGCGTACGGCGTTTTGGCAGCGATCAATATCATTCCGAAGATGCGTATGGCGGTCAATCAAATTCGCATCTCGGCGATGATGCGCGGGATGTACCTTAGCTTTTGGTCACCAGCTCTTTATTTTAAAGCGATCTTAGTTGCGCTAAATTCAGCCGATAATCTGGCCCAAGGCATGGAATCGCACGGCTATGTTGAGAATCAAAAAAGATCTACAATAGTGGCAATTCCACTGACTAAAAAAGATTGGTTGATCTTTTTTACATTGTTAATTTTGGTAAATATCTCATTATTTTGTTTTAAGTAG
- the pepI gene encoding proline iminopeptidase: MEIIEGKMPFMGYETYYRIVGKRSEKPPLILLHGGPGSTHNYFEVFDKLAEIDDRRIIMYDQLGCGNSSIPDDHPELYNKETWVKELKALREHLALRKIHLLGQSWGGMLAIIYMCDYHPEGIQSVILSSTLSSASLWSKELHRMIKYLPIEEQAAIHRAELTDTFTEPDYLKANEHFMNQHAIDMTKKWPECVMREKKGGTVAYETAWGPNEYTPEGNLHDYEYTDQLGKIKVPTLITSGTDDLCTPYVAKMMQDNIPGSKWKLFENCGHMSFVQKTDEYIAMLKKWLDAND, from the coding sequence ATGGAAATTATCGAAGGAAAAATGCCCTTCATGGGCTATGAAACTTACTACCGCATTGTTGGTAAACGAAGCGAGAAGCCGCCACTAATTCTGCTTCATGGTGGCCCTGGTTCAACGCATAATTATTTTGAAGTTTTTGATAAACTCGCAGAAATCGACGATCGTCGCATCATCATGTATGACCAATTAGGCTGTGGCAACAGCAGCATCCCTGACGATCATCCAGAACTTTATAACAAAGAAACTTGGGTTAAAGAATTAAAAGCTCTACGTGAACACTTGGCCTTGCGCAAGATCCACTTATTGGGCCAAAGCTGGGGCGGGATGCTTGCCATCATCTACATGTGTGATTACCACCCAGAAGGCATTCAAAGTGTGATCTTATCAAGTACCCTTTCATCAGCTTCATTATGGTCAAAAGAACTCCACCGTATGATCAAGTACTTGCCAATTGAAGAACAGGCTGCGATTCACCGCGCCGAATTAACGGATACATTTACCGAACCTGACTACTTGAAAGCCAACGAACACTTTATGAACCAACACGCCATCGACATGACAAAGAAGTGGCCAGAGTGCGTGATGCGTGAGAAAAAAGGTGGTACGGTTGCTTATGAGACTGCTTGGGGTCCTAACGAGTATACCCCTGAAGGTAACTTGCACGACTATGAATACACCGATCAATTGGGCAAAATAAAAGTTCCAACTCTGATTACGAGTGGAACCGACGATTTGTGTACTCCATATGTTGCTAAGATGATGCAGGACAACATCCCTGGCAGTAAATGGAAGTTATTTGAAAATTGTGGTCATATGTCATTTGTCCAAAAGACGGATGAATATATTGCTATGCTTAAAAAATGGCTTGATGCCAATGATTAA
- a CDS encoding sugar O-acetyltransferase — protein MEENTKRMLAGKPYRPGKGNLSEMRRKAHLLSQKYNQIPEDNAEERNKVIDQLLPDHGKGVFLQGPIQFDYGCFTHLGDNFYANFNLTVLDTCPITIGKNVMCGPNVSLITPLHPLMYEQRNPRKQADGEVDDIEYGAPITIGDNCWLASNVTVCPGVTIGNGCVIGAGAVVTKDVPDNSLVVGVPGKVIRKITEKDRLKDFPY, from the coding sequence ATGGAAGAAAATACTAAAAGAATGCTGGCTGGTAAACCGTATCGCCCTGGAAAAGGTAATTTATCTGAAATGAGAAGAAAAGCTCATTTATTAAGTCAAAAATATAATCAAATTCCAGAAGATAATGCGGAAGAAAGAAATAAAGTTATAGACCAGCTATTGCCTGATCATGGCAAAGGCGTTTTTCTCCAAGGTCCAATTCAGTTTGATTATGGCTGCTTTACTCATTTAGGAGATAATTTTTATGCTAACTTTAATTTAACGGTTCTTGATACTTGTCCAATTACAATTGGTAAAAATGTAATGTGTGGTCCTAATGTCTCTTTAATCACGCCGCTTCATCCTTTAATGTATGAACAACGTAACCCTAGAAAACAAGCTGATGGTGAAGTTGATGATATTGAATATGGTGCCCCAATAACCATTGGCGATAATTGCTGGCTAGCAAGTAATGTTACTGTGTGTCCAGGGGTAACGATTGGCAATGGCTGTGTGATCGGAGCAGGGGCAGTAGTGACTAAGGATGTTCCAGATAATTCTTTAGTAGTAGGTGTACCTGGTAAGGTAATTAGAAAGATCACTGAAAAAGATCGTCTTAAAGATTTTCCTTATTAA
- a CDS encoding helix-turn-helix domain-containing protein, with protein sequence MKIGEALKEERLKLGLSIRKMAEGIIDPTFYSRVEQENRNIGSEALVRILFAHEINIDEFFNKIKDTYAPSETTKKAYLEEKIRTAFNSHDIATMHGCLKQVSKLNDPILKLRVIVGIAYLEDKIKKLPHEVVDQIYDELDKNDEFSSNVNAIRLFTNAMPVFSYEQLTYFMHMLLARAKNVENKSEKYDERIAIKDELLELGYAEMVKNWNL encoded by the coding sequence ATGAAAATTGGCGAAGCATTAAAAGAAGAGCGACTTAAATTAGGGCTATCGATTAGAAAGATGGCGGAAGGAATAATCGATCCTACATTTTATTCACGAGTAGAACAAGAGAATCGTAACATTGGATCTGAAGCCCTAGTGAGAATCTTGTTTGCTCATGAGATCAATATTGATGAATTTTTCAATAAAATAAAAGATACGTATGCTCCAAGTGAAACAACTAAAAAAGCGTACTTGGAAGAAAAAATTCGAACTGCTTTTAATAGCCATGATATTGCTACAATGCATGGTTGTTTAAAGCAAGTATCTAAGTTAAATGATCCTATTCTCAAATTACGTGTAATTGTTGGAATTGCATACTTAGAAGATAAAATTAAAAAATTACCACATGAAGTTGTGGATCAAATTTACGATGAATTGGATAAAAATGACGAATTTAGTAGCAATGTTAATGCAATTAGATTGTTTACAAATGCAATGCCTGTCTTTTCTTATGAGCAACTAACGTATTTTATGCATATGTTGTTGGCTAGAGCGAAAAATGTAGAAAATAAATCAGAAAAATATGATGAAAGAATCGCGATAAAAGATGAACTGCTTGAACTGGGATATGCGGAAATGGTGAAAAATTGGAATTTGTAG
- a CDS encoding SLAP domain-containing protein, translating into MKQVSKIMLTAVSLLSASSMLLGTPTNVKAASNVSTTSSLNSDNLYFLYNGQKLANNAILPMEKGIAVNNGDSLEKVLNTAKSLVSLSVSGVQITTNVSELRGQVQSQNVLLDNSNNIAQIPTTGFYVTLTARNNGQVVNVRVPFGNAYTVTQNAPEVQVTFNQNNVNQRLNVNNLIFQIASGSKFDPLNFGGSNKEQYKLTATNKGTLTVDSNTVDPSQPGSWGQVKVTATNSQGQKSTSSFEVYVVPQGMQRLGVDIWTDSYRISDGRVWKSEQLNRGDAIYVGNDTQIINKVSYTRISTKSQVDANSLSNNTWIKTSDLVHESVDAITKRVMHKALIYDSIGGSKLRKISAFKLVTFEKKIYVIKNAKYYKVINAPDYIKAANVDGTKRTLKKNAYIYATSNRRVNKNVLRKGTKITTYGSSYKFKNGKRYYRIEGATKTQKRYVRVTNFK; encoded by the coding sequence ATGAAACAAGTATCCAAAATTATGCTTACTGCAGTTAGTTTATTATCTGCAAGCAGTATGTTGCTTGGCACTCCTACAAATGTCAAAGCAGCAAGTAATGTATCAACGACTAGTTCTTTAAATAGTGATAATTTATATTTTTTATATAATGGTCAAAAATTAGCTAATAATGCCATTTTACCTATGGAAAAAGGTATTGCCGTAAATAATGGAGATAGTTTAGAGAAAGTTCTAAATACGGCTAAAAGTTTAGTTTCTCTTAGTGTATCTGGTGTTCAAATTACAACCAACGTATCTGAATTACGAGGACAAGTACAATCACAAAATGTGTTACTTGATAATTCAAATAATATTGCTCAAATACCAACTACTGGATTTTATGTCACATTGACTGCTAGAAATAATGGGCAAGTAGTAAACGTAAGAGTACCATTCGGTAATGCATATACAGTTACGCAAAATGCACCCGAAGTTCAGGTGACATTCAATCAAAACAATGTGAATCAGAGATTGAACGTCAATAATTTGATCTTTCAGATTGCTTCAGGTTCAAAATTTGATCCATTAAATTTTGGGGGAAGTAATAAAGAACAATATAAATTGACAGCTACCAATAAAGGCACATTGACCGTAGATTCTAATACTGTTGATCCATCTCAACCAGGAAGTTGGGGTCAAGTTAAAGTTACCGCAACTAATAGCCAAGGTCAGAAGTCTACGTCTAGTTTTGAAGTTTATGTAGTGCCTCAAGGGATGCAAAGATTGGGCGTAGATATTTGGACTGATAGTTATCGCATTTCTGACGGAAGAGTTTGGAAGAGTGAGCAACTGAACCGTGGGGATGCTATATATGTTGGTAATGATACTCAGATTATTAATAAAGTAAGCTACACTAGAATATCGACTAAGAGCCAAGTAGATGCCAACAGTTTAAGTAATAATACTTGGATTAAAACTAGCGATCTAGTACATGAAAGTGTCGACGCAATTACAAAACGAGTGATGCACAAAGCATTAATTTACGATAGTATTGGTGGTAGTAAGCTGAGAAAAATTTCGGCTTTCAAATTGGTGACTTTTGAAAAGAAAATATATGTAATTAAGAATGCTAAATATTACAAGGTGATCAATGCACCAGATTACATTAAGGCTGCTAATGTTGATGGAACTAAGCGTACTTTAAAGAAAAATGCTTATATTTACGCTACAAGTAATCGTCGTGTGAATAAGAATGTTTTACGCAAGGGTACTAAAATTACAACGTATGGCAGTTCTTATAAGTTCAAGAATGGTAAACGATATTATCGTATTGAAGGTGCAACGAAAACACAAAAACGTTATGTTAGAGTAACTAATTTTAAGTAG
- a CDS encoding helix-turn-helix domain-containing protein, whose amino-acid sequence MKRNAKVNKLVGPKFKEIRKKKHVSLKELAQKTGVTSTSALSRWERGEEGLPVEIFDKLLTSLNISYNEIITSEIEIKQVIMKVEFLYQENKIQELKDYTNKLLDTYYRENDNYLRSEYLIRAATAANYYFWT is encoded by the coding sequence TTGAAAAGAAATGCAAAAGTTAATAAATTAGTTGGTCCAAAATTCAAAGAAATTAGAAAGAAAAAGCATGTATCTCTTAAAGAATTAGCTCAGAAAACGGGAGTAACTTCTACTTCTGCATTATCTCGCTGGGAAAGAGGCGAAGAAGGGCTACCTGTAGAAATTTTCGATAAATTGCTTACTAGTCTGAATATTTCTTACAACGAGATAATTACTAGTGAAATAGAAATAAAGCAAGTAATCATGAAAGTTGAATTTTTGTATCAAGAAAATAAGATACAAGAATTAAAGGATTATACCAATAAGTTGCTTGATACATATTATCGAGAAAATGATAATTATTTGCGATCAGAATACTTAATTAGAGCAGCAACTGCCGCCAATTATTACTTTTGGACTTAA
- the rlmH gene encoding 23S rRNA (pseudouridine(1915)-N(3))-methyltransferase RlmH has protein sequence MNIKIVCVGKLKEKYFKDAIAEYKKRLSRFAKVSIVQVPDEKAPEKFSAAEDEKVKEIEGQRILSKIKDKEYVYVTAIKGKQRSSEEFAKEIQDLATYGHSDITFVIGGSLGTSDAVNKRGDDLISFGKLTMPHQLMRVVLIEQIYRAFMINSGSPYHK, from the coding sequence ATGAATATTAAGATTGTTTGTGTTGGAAAATTAAAAGAGAAATATTTTAAAGATGCGATTGCGGAATATAAAAAGCGACTAAGTCGTTTTGCAAAAGTATCGATTGTGCAGGTGCCTGACGAAAAAGCACCGGAAAAATTCAGTGCGGCTGAAGACGAAAAGGTTAAGGAAATTGAAGGCCAGCGAATTTTAAGCAAGATCAAGGATAAGGAGTACGTGTACGTTACTGCGATTAAGGGAAAGCAGCGTAGCAGTGAGGAATTTGCTAAAGAAATTCAGGATTTGGCAACGTATGGCCATTCGGATATTACCTTTGTCATTGGTGGTAGCTTGGGAACAAGCGATGCAGTGAATAAGCGCGGGGATGATCTGATCAGTTTTGGTAAGTTGACCATGCCACACCAGTTGATGCGGGTGGTATTGATTGAGCAGATTTATCGTGCGTTCATGATTAACTCGGGTAGTCCATATCATAAGTAG
- a CDS encoding S1C family serine protease: MTENQNNNSQMPKRRSGNGKIIATAAIVGVVGGLIGGGVSYYAADQMNSASVNNSAAQTSVSSSSSKVSQKSAKTSGTMTTAYNDVKGAVVSVINLKRQSSASSTDSLYNSLFGDDEGGSSKKNGKLETYSEGSGVVYMKSNGKGYIVTNNHVISGSDAVQVQLANGKTVSAKVVGKDSTTDLAVLSIDAKYVTQTAEFGDSKSLQAGQTVIAVGSPLGSEYASTVTQGIVSAPARTIETSSGNQQTVIQTDAAINPGNSGGALVNSAGQVIGINSMKLAQSSDGTSVEGMGFAIPSNEVVTIVNELVKKGKITRPQLGVRVVALNGIPEAYRSRLKIKSNLKNGIYVASVNKSGSAARAGMKSGDVITAVDGKKVDDVASLHSILYSHKVGDTVNVTVNRNGKNVSLKVKLEGN; this comes from the coding sequence ATGACAGAGAATCAAAACAATAATAGTCAAATGCCAAAAAGAAGAAGCGGCAATGGTAAAATTATTGCCACTGCAGCTATTGTTGGTGTAGTTGGTGGACTTATCGGTGGTGGAGTTTCATATTACGCAGCTGATCAAATGAACAGTGCATCAGTTAATAATAGTGCAGCTCAAACCAGCGTCTCATCGAGCAGCAGCAAAGTCTCGCAAAAGAGTGCCAAGACAAGTGGCACCATGACTACTGCTTATAACGACGTTAAAGGCGCTGTAGTGTCCGTAATTAATTTAAAGCGCCAATCATCAGCAAGCAGCACGGATTCGCTCTATAACAGCTTGTTTGGCGATGATGAGGGCGGTTCATCCAAAAAGAACGGCAAGCTTGAAACCTACAGTGAAGGTTCAGGTGTTGTCTACATGAAATCAAACGGTAAAGGCTACATCGTAACTAACAACCACGTTATTTCAGGTAGTGATGCCGTTCAAGTTCAACTTGCTAATGGTAAAACTGTAAGTGCTAAGGTTGTTGGTAAAGATAGCACAACCGACTTGGCTGTTTTATCAATCGATGCTAAGTATGTAACTCAAACAGCTGAATTTGGTGATTCTAAGAGCTTGCAAGCTGGTCAAACTGTAATTGCCGTAGGTTCCCCACTTGGTAGTGAATATGCTTCTACGGTAACGCAAGGTATTGTCTCAGCTCCTGCTAGAACAATTGAAACTTCATCCGGCAACCAACAAACAGTTATCCAAACCGATGCAGCTATTAACCCTGGTAACTCAGGTGGTGCTTTGGTTAACTCAGCTGGTCAAGTTATCGGGATCAACTCTATGAAGCTTGCTCAATCAAGCGATGGTACTTCTGTCGAAGGTATGGGATTTGCGATTCCATCAAATGAAGTTGTTACTATCGTAAATGAGTTGGTTAAGAAGGGTAAAATTACTCGTCCACAACTTGGTGTAAGAGTAGTTGCACTTAACGGTATTCCTGAGGCATACAGAAGTCGTTTGAAGATTAAGTCCAACCTTAAGAATGGTATTTACGTTGCTTCTGTTAACAAGAGCGGTTCAGCTGCCCGTGCTGGCATGAAGAGCGGCGATGTGATTACTGCAGTTGACGGCAAGAAGGTCGACGATGTGGCATCGTTACACAGCATTCTGTACAGTCACAAAGTCGGTGATACCGTAAATGTAACCGTGAACAGAAATGGTAAAAATGTCAGCTTAAAGGTTAAACTTGAAGGCAATTAA
- a CDS encoding MBL fold metallo-hydrolase, which produces MKVSVLASGSTGNTSLIVTGQHKILMDAGLSGKKTKDLLADVGVDINDIDMAFLSHDHTDHSGGLGVLMRRYPRIDAFANSGTWQYLLDTQKIGKLPAEQMNTIEPGQTKTFCDLDVTAFATSHDAAEPQYYVFTSGGKRVAFLTDTGYVSEEVEGTIEDADAYMMEFNYDTMMLRDGPYSWPLKQRILSDVGHLSNDQAAQALVDVVTSKTKHIFLAHRSQHNNTEYLAHETAKEMLIEGDADLSDDAKIIDTEPAKPTKLIQI; this is translated from the coding sequence ATGAAAGTTTCCGTTTTGGCAAGTGGTTCAACCGGAAATACCAGTTTGATAGTGACAGGCCAGCATAAAATCCTTATGGATGCTGGCCTGTCTGGTAAAAAGACTAAAGATTTGCTAGCAGATGTCGGAGTAGACATCAATGACATCGACATGGCCTTTTTAAGCCACGATCATACGGACCATAGTGGCGGCCTTGGTGTGTTAATGCGACGCTATCCTAGAATTGATGCTTTTGCCAACAGCGGCACGTGGCAGTACTTGCTTGATACACAAAAAATTGGCAAATTGCCGGCTGAGCAGATGAACACGATTGAGCCGGGACAGACAAAAACTTTTTGCGATTTAGATGTTACGGCGTTTGCGACTAGCCACGATGCAGCTGAACCCCAATACTACGTTTTCACTAGTGGTGGCAAACGTGTCGCATTTTTAACCGACACCGGTTATGTCTCTGAAGAAGTTGAAGGCACGATCGAAGACGCAGATGCATACATGATGGAATTTAATTATGATACGATGATGTTGCGGGATGGACCGTATTCTTGGCCATTGAAGCAGAGAATCTTGTCAGATGTAGGGCACTTATCTAATGATCAAGCTGCTCAAGCCTTGGTGGACGTGGTGACGTCGAAGACCAAGCACATCTTTTTAGCACACCGCAGCCAGCATAATAATACGGAGTACCTCGCTCATGAGACGGCGAAGGAAATGTTGATTGAAGGGGATGCAGATTTAAGCGATGATGCTAAGATAATTGATACAGAGCCTGCTAAGCCAACGAAATTGATTCAAATTTAG